A segment of the Delphinus delphis chromosome 20, mDelDel1.2, whole genome shotgun sequence genome:
GGTGAGGCAGAAAACAGTCAGACGCAAGAAGAACTAGCAGCAGTGGAGTGGAAGGTGGTCAGACTCAGGAAGGACTGCTGCAGTAGAGGGAGAAAAGGCAACCAGAAGCAGGGAGCATCACCCCCAGCGGGACCTCACCCAGCTCCACAGTGAGGGGCTGGGCCAGCCCTGCATGCTGCACCACGCAGCAGTAGTGGTGCTCGTCGCCACTCTTGACTGTCAGTGATGACCAGGCGTGGAAGGAGCCATCGCCGTTGGGGCCAATGTCACCCTCACCAGAGCCAGCTGCCATCCCATTCCGTAAGAATCGCAGCTGCAGCTCAGGTGGGTAGAAGGAGAAGGCACTGCAGGTGAGCACAGAAAAGCCAGGGCTGCCCGGTCGGGCCTTCAGGCGCATGGAGGGTGGCTCTGCAGACAAAGAGGCAGACAGGCCTAAGTCCCAGGCCCATGAACCCTCAAGGCCAGGCCCAGGGTTGGAGAGGGACATAGAGAGGACTCGATTCCTTCCACTCTATCCAGGAGGCCCCACCACGTGACCTGCGACTTCCTGAGCCTAGAGAATATAATGGTAAAGGGGGAAGGGCCTTCCCAGGGGTACAGAGACCCAACCTGTCCACCATGAGGGTATCCATCTCTCACCCAGTCCTTCCTACAATGACACAtactgagcatctaccatgtgatGTGCCCGGCactcttctaggcactggggatacagcagtgaacaagacagacaaaagtCCCTGTACTCATGGAGCTTGTGTTCTAATGAGGGGAGAGAGACGATTATTTGTGTACatgtaaataaaatggaaagagttTATGAAAGTGTGATGAGGGAAAATAAGACAGACCCAACAGTCATTCAAAAGATAgtaagagagggacttccctggtggcgcagtggttaagaatccatctgccaatgcatgggacatgggttcgatccctggtccgggaagatcctgcatgccacggagcaactaaacccatgtgccacaactactgagcctgcattctagagcctgcgagccacaactactgagcccgcgtgttgcaactactgaagcccacgcacctagagcccatgctctgcaacaagaggagccaccgcaatgagaaacccgcgcaccacaatgaagagtagccctcgcttgctaCAACaggagaaagcccgtgtgcagcaacgaaaacccaacacagccaaaaaaagaaagaaaagatagtaAGAGGATATGAAAaatttcatgggcttccctggtggcgcagtggttgagagtctgcctgccgatgctggggacacgggttcgtgccctggtccgggaggatcccacatgccacggagcggctgggcccgtgagccatggccgctgagcctgcgcgtccagagcctgtgctccgcagcgggagaggccacaacagtgagaggcctgcgtaccacaaaaaaaaaaaaaaaaaaaaaaattcatgccagcgcatttgaaatttaaatgaccTGGACAAATTCCTGAGAAACACAACCTTCTCAAACTGACACAAAAAGAAGTTTTACAATTGAATAGTAATCCtgtaactatttaaaatttttaatcaataatttaaaacttttctacaAATAAAATTCCAGGTCCAAGgccttccctagtggcgcagtggttaagactctgagctcccaatgcaggggccccgggtttgatccctggtcagggaaatcgATCCCATATGTatgccacaaccaagagttcttcccaactaagacccagcgcaaccaaataaataaataaaataaatattttaaaaataaataaatagaacaaccttctttaaaaaaaaaaatccaggtctGGATGACATAATTAATGAACTATACAAAACAACTAAGGAAGAaatataccactttttttttttttttttcggtcgcgggcctctcactgttgtggcctctcccgttgcggagcacaggctccggatgcgcaggctcagtggctatggctcacgggcctacccgctctgtggcatgtgggatcttcccggactggggcacgaacccgtgtcccctgcatcggcaggcggactgtcaaccgctgcgtcaccagggaagccggaaATATACCACTCTTACACAAATTTTTCCggggaacagaaaaagaagaaaccattCCCAGCACATTTTATGAAGCCAATGTACCTTAATAACAAAACCTCACAAGGACATAACAAGAAAGGGAATTtaaggccaatatcactcatgtAAATACACTCAAAGTctctaaaaatattagaaaatagaaTCAAGCAACTTATATAAAGGATAACACATTATGATCAAGtgaagtttattccaggaattcaaggttggtttaacatttgaaagtcAGCTAATACAACTCACTACGTTAGAATAAAAGGGACAAAGCAAATGGTcacttgataaaattcagcaccattcaaaataaaaaaataaaacagaaaaactcttagaaaatgggcagaagacctaaatagacatttcaccaaggaagacatacagatggccaagaggcacatgaaaagatgctcaacatcactaatcattagagaaatgcaaatcaaaactacagtgaggtatcacctcacgcccagtcagaatggccattattaaaaaatctggaaacaataaatgctggagagggtgtggtgaaaagggaaccctcctgtactgttggggtaggaatgtaaattgatacagccactatggagaacagtatggaggttccttaaaacactgaaaatagaactaccatatgacccagcaatcccactactgagcatataccctgaaaaaaccataattcaaaaagagacaatgtaccacaatgttcattgcagcactacttacagtagccaggacatggaagcaacctaaatgtccatcgacagatgaatggataaagaagatgcggcacatgtatacaatggaatattactcagccatagaaagaaacgaaatcgagttatttgaagtgaggcggatggacctagagtccggcatacagagtgaagtaagtcagaaagagaaaaacaaataccgtatgctaacacatatatatggaatctaaaaaaaaaaaaaaatggtagcgATGAACCTaattgcagggcaggaataaagaggtagacatagaaaatgaacttgaggactgggggtgggaggggcaaactggggcaaagtgagagtaacatgacatatatacactaccgaatgtaaaatagttggctggtgggaagtagcagcatagcacagggagatcggctcagctcagtgctttgcgatgacctagaggggtgggataggaaggatggagggaggctcaagagggaggggatatgggaacatgtgtatgcatatggctgattcactttgttgtgcaataggaactaacacagtattgtgaagcaattatactccaataaagatctattaaagaaaaaaatattgagggcttccctgatggcgcagtggttaagaatcctcctgccaatgcaggtgacacgggttcgatccctggcccgggaagatgccacatgccacggagcaactgagcccttgcgctacaactcctgagcctgtgctctagagcccgtgagccacaactactgaagcctatgtgcctagaggccatgctctgcaacaagagaagccaccgcaatgagaagcccacacaccacaatgaagagtagcctccgctcaccgcaactagagaaagcccgcgcacagcaacgaagacccaacacagccaaaaataaaaacaaataaataaataaatttatatattttttaaattgaaagaaaaaaaaactcttagcaaactaggaGTTGGAGGAAACTTCCTTAATTCATCGAAGGGCATCAACATAAAAATCTATAACTAACATAATACTTAATAGTAAAACGCTGAATGCTTTCCCTGTGAGTTTGAGACTACAAGATGTTCATTATCACCactctattcaacattgtactggggatcctaagataagaaaaataaataaaatttactaaaactagaaaagaaaataaataaaacatgtcaaATATGACATGATCCGAAAGAATCTAGGAAAAATTAATAGCAgtaagtgaattcagcaaagtttctgaatacaaggaaaatatataaaactcaatAGTATTTCTATAAACCAATAGTATTTCTATAAACTACAaactataagaaaatgaaatttttagaaTTACCATTTACAGAAGCATCAAAAAATGTCTAatacttagggaaaaaaatctaaccaAAGGGGTGTAagacctctacactgaaaactacaaaatattacggagagaaaataaaggatatCTAAACAAGTAGAGGGATATACTGTATTCATGGATtcgaaaacttaatattgttaaggtgtcaattctccccaaactaaTCTATAGATACAACTCAATCACTATTGAAATCCCAACAGAATTTttggcagaaattgacaagcagaAATGTATCTAGAGATGCAAATGACATGGCATAATCAAGGCAATAAAACTGAAGAACTTAACTGCTAGATATCAAAACTTTctataaagctacattaatcaagagaGTGAGGTATTGGCTGAATTTCAGTCCAATAATCAGTGGActagaagagagagacaaaaaaaaaaagaaagaaaggaagagagggacttCCTTTGCCGTCTAGcacaggttcgatacctggttggggaaataggatcccacaggccgtgcagcacggccaaaataaaaaattaattaattgaggggactaccctggtggtccagtggtgaagactccatgctcccaaggcaggggactcgggttcgatccctggtcagggaactagatcccgcatgccacaactaaagatccctcgtgccgcaactaagacccagcacagccaaataaataaataaatgtgtttttttttaaagttaaaaaattaattgagcCGTGTATTTTAGGTAAGTAAGtcacacctcaataaaaaacaaaacaaaacaaaacaaaaaaaagaaagatgctataatgaatgaatggacaaaacAGTGGCATGAGAGATAATAATGGGGGTGGGATGGTACTTCCTAgccagggtggtcagggagggccctGCTGAAGAGCTGACATCCAAGGTCAAACCTCAAGCATGAGAAGGACCCAGTCATGGTTGGATCCCAAGGAAGAGAATCAAAAGCAGAGCGAACAgcagatgcaaaggccctgaggaaggAAAGAACCTGACATattggaggaaagggagaaggccACTGTCGTTGGGCGTATTGTGAAATTACAGTGGTGGAAGGCAGCCAGACCATGAGGAGCTTGCAGGTCTTGGAACAGAATCTGGATTTTAGTCTAAGACTAGTGGGGATCTATGGGACAGTTTTAAGCACTGGTGGGATGGGagttcatttatgtttttaaaacattcttctgGCTGCTAGGTGGAGGACTGCCTACATTGAGGGCCGAGATGGAAGTAGGAATTGCACTGTGGGGGAGGCTGAGGACAAGACAGCTGTAACTACAGCCCTTAAGTTCCCCTGCCGTGTGTGTAATTATAGCTCAGAGTGACATACGCTGTGTGTAACAGAGGTCACACAAGATCTTGTGGGTGTCCAAAAGAGGCAAGCGAAAGCCTCATGGGCCAGAGTGGAACCTGACACCGGTGGCATCCGGCACCAGTGCAACTGGCAAAGGTGAAGAAATGGGAGGCCTGGTGTGGGCTGAAGGGGCTCCGGGTGATTCTGTCTGGCCAAATGGAGCAGATGGAGAAATGTTGAGGCTGAGGAGAGGGACAGAGGCCATGCCACATGGCGTCTCAATGCCCGGCTGAGGGGCCTGAGCTGTGCCCCAAGGGCTCTAGGAGCCACAGGAGGGCCGCGtgcaggagaggggcaggggcagcttGGGGTGGAGAAAGACCCTCTGGGACATGATTGCAGGAAAGCGGGGTAGACTGaagcctggaggctggggaggagaggctggggaagAAGATGAGGCCTTGGGCAGGGCTGTGGGGATGAAGGGGTCCGTGGGCGTCAGGACTCTCAGCGGGGTTGCTCACCCTTCCACTCCAGGTTGCCTCGGCCCCTCTCCAGATGCCCCAGCAGCCGGTGGGGGCAGGAGTAGAGCAGGAAGGTCTTCTCCTTGTTGACTGCCTCGGGCTGCTGCGTCCACTTGATACTGATGGTCTGGGACTCAGGCCAGTCCCCATCCCAGGTGCCCAGCTTGGGGTCAAACATCATGAACTCCTCGCCATTCAGGGCGAACTTGGCCACAGGCACCGAGACATTGTCAGGGCCCAACTCACAGCCCAACAGGCCCTGCAGGGTGTAGGGACCTGGGATGCCCAAACACAGATGAGCAGGGCCCAGGAGCAGGGGCCTTggttccctcctccctcagacccaggatccaggccccaGCACCGTCCATCCTCAGACTCAGGAGTTCCAGTCTCACCTCCTTCCCCTAAAACTTGGAGAGCTTCGAGgaagagcttctccttgctccTCAGGTCTGTGGTCTCTTTCTCCCAATACCAGGACACCTGGCTTTCCCAGAC
Coding sequences within it:
- the FCGRT gene encoding IgG receptor FcRn large subunit p51 isoform X2, translated to MRVRRPQPWGLGLLLVLLPGTLSAESHRSLLYHFTAVSAPASGTPAFWVSGWLGPQQYLSYNNLRAEAEPYGAWVWESQVSWYWEKETTDLRSKEKLFLEALQVLGEGGPYTLQGLLGCELGPDNVSVPVAKFALNGEEFMMFDPKLGTWDGDWPESQTISIKWTQQPEAVNKEKTFLLYSCPHRLLGHLERGRGNLEWKEPPSMRLKARPGSPGFSVLTCSAFSFYPPELQLRFLRNGMAAGSGEGDIGPNGDGSFHAWSSLTVKSGDEHHYCCVVQHAGLAQPLTVELESPAKSSVPVVGIVIGFLLLMTVAAGGALLWRRMRKGLPDPWISFRGDDVGALLPTPGLSKEAES
- the FCGRT gene encoding IgG receptor FcRn large subunit p51 isoform X3, which produces MRVRRPQPWGLGLLLVLLPGTLSAGTPAHLLSSPVSPAESHRSLLYHFTAVSAPASGTPAFWVSGWLGPQQYLSYNNLRAEAEPYGAWVWESQVSWYWEKETTDLRSKEKLFLEALQVLGEGGPYTLQGLLGCELGPDNVSVPVAKFALNGEEFMMFDPKLGTWDGDWPESQTISIKWTQQPEAVNKEKTFLLYSCPHRLLGHLERGRGNLEWKEPPSMRLKARPGSPGFSVLTCSAFSFYPPELQLRFLRNGMAAGSGEGDIGPNGDGSFHAWSSLTVKSGDEHHYCCVVQHAGLAQPLTVELDPWISFRGDDVGALLPTPGLSKEAES
- the FCGRT gene encoding IgG receptor FcRn large subunit p51 isoform X4; translation: MRVRRPQPWGLGLLLVLLPGTLSAESHRSLLYHFTAVSAPASGTPAFWVSGWLGPQQYLSYNNLRAEAEPYGAWVWESQVSWYWEKETTDLRSKEKLFLEALQVLGEGGPYTLQGLLGCELGPDNVSVPVAKFALNGEEFMMFDPKLGTWDGDWPESQTISIKWTQQPEAVNKEKTFLLYSCPHRLLGHLERGRGNLEWKEPPSMRLKARPGSPGFSVLTCSAFSFYPPELQLRFLRNGMAAGSGEGDIGPNGDGSFHAWSSLTVKSGDEHHYCCVVQHAGLAQPLTVELDPWISFRGDDVGALLPTPGLSKEAES
- the FCGRT gene encoding IgG receptor FcRn large subunit p51 isoform X1, which encodes MRVRRPQPWGLGLLLVLLPGTLSAGTPAHLLSSPVSPAESHRSLLYHFTAVSAPASGTPAFWVSGWLGPQQYLSYNNLRAEAEPYGAWVWESQVSWYWEKETTDLRSKEKLFLEALQVLGEGGPYTLQGLLGCELGPDNVSVPVAKFALNGEEFMMFDPKLGTWDGDWPESQTISIKWTQQPEAVNKEKTFLLYSCPHRLLGHLERGRGNLEWKEPPSMRLKARPGSPGFSVLTCSAFSFYPPELQLRFLRNGMAAGSGEGDIGPNGDGSFHAWSSLTVKSGDEHHYCCVVQHAGLAQPLTVELESPAKSSVPVVGIVIGFLLLMTVAAGGALLWRRMRKGLPDPWISFRGDDVGALLPTPGLSKEAES